A single Brachybacterium sillae DNA region contains:
- a CDS encoding IS3 family transposase (programmed frameshift) produces MARKNYSEEFRRQAVDLYESTPGATVRGIAEDLGIVRGTLRHWLEVYGTGKKTAADGTLTSSPLQSKPSPTSPTGPAGETPEQKIARLEARVNELEVETTKLTTEREILQRAAKYFAGGDGLVSRFQFVADNSATFEVKRLCELVEIERSSYYAWLKAAPAREARAADDAALAERIRAVHAEDNTQGAPRITAELNDSAPAGERVNHKRVARVMRLQGIRGYVKKRRVRTTIPEPSDQKYPDLLKRDFTAPAPGLRYVGDITYLPIADGTNLYLATVIDCYSRRLVGWAIADHMRTELVEDALKAAAATRGTLEGSVFHSDHGSVYCSKDYAQLCKKFGVTQSMGAVGSSADNALAESFNATMKREVLQDAACWSNELVCRRQVFRWLVRYNTKRRHSWCRYVPPVLYETGNTATLPTAA; encoded by the exons ATGGCCAGGAAGAACTACTCCGAGGAGTTCCGTCGTCAGGCCGTCGACTTGTACGAGTCCACCCCGGGCGCCACGGTCCGCGGCATCGCCGAGGATCTCGGCATCGTGCGCGGCACGCTGCGGCACTGGCTCGAGGTCTACGGGACCGGCAAGAAGACCGCCGCTGACGGGACATTGACCTCCAGCCCACTGCAGTCCAAGCCGTCGCCGACAAGCCCTACGGGTCCCGCCGGTGAGACGCCTGAGCAGAAGATCGCCCGGCTCGAGGCCCGGGTCAACGAGCTCGAGGTCGAGACGACGAAGCTGACTACCGAGCGGGAGATCCTCCAGCGGGCGGCCAAGTATTTCGCTG GGGGAGACGGGCTGGTGAGTCGCTTCCAGTTCGTCGCCGACAACTCCGCCACCTTCGAGGTGAAGCGACTGTGTGAGCTCGTCGAGATCGAGCGCTCGTCCTACTACGCCTGGCTCAAGGCTGCCCCGGCCCGAGAAGCCAGGGCAGCTGACGACGCGGCGCTGGCAGAGCGGATCAGGGCTGTCCATGCCGAGGACAACACCCAGGGTGCGCCACGGATCACCGCCGAGCTCAACGACAGCGCGCCTGCCGGTGAGCGGGTAAACCACAAGCGCGTCGCCAGGGTGATGCGGCTGCAAGGAATCCGGGGCTATGTGAAGAAGCGGCGGGTGCGGACCACGATCCCCGAACCGTCTGACCAGAAGTACCCCGACCTGCTCAAGCGCGACTTCACCGCCCCGGCGCCAGGGCTGCGCTACGTCGGCGACATCACCTATCTGCCGATCGCCGACGGCACGAACCTCTACCTGGCGACCGTGATCGACTGCTACAGCCGTCGGCTTGTCGGGTGGGCCATCGCTGACCACATGCGTACCGAGCTCGTCGAGGACGCGTTGAAGGCCGCCGCCGCAACCCGGGGCACCCTCGAGGGCAGCGTATTTCACAGCGACCACGGGTCGGTCTACTGCTCGAAGGATTACGCCCAGCTCTGCAAGAAGTTCGGCGTGACCCAGTCCATGGGCGCCGTCGGGTCCAGCGCGGACAACGCGTTGGCCGAGTCGTTCAACGCCACCATGAAGCGCGAGGTTCTCCAAGACGCCGCCTGCTGGAGCAACGAACTGGTCTGCCGCCGGCAGGTCTTCAGGTGGCTCGTCCGCTACAACACCAAGCGACGCCATTCGTGGTGCCGCTACGTCCCGCCGGTCCTCTACGAGACCGGCAACACCGCTACGCTGCCGACGGCTGCGTAA
- a CDS encoding GNAT family N-acetyltransferase, with protein MEGLTFEDVPRPAGVSWWRPFPEGAGDDYTPGWWTDAYHDDQWTAHVVRSRGQEVARVELDWGSNVDHYAGSEGFGPRPLLEIERLDVHRRYRRLGIGRAVVDLVVARVCCERVSRHRRGTLSV; from the coding sequence ATGGAGGGACTGACATTCGAAGATGTGCCGCGTCCGGCCGGGGTGAGCTGGTGGAGGCCGTTCCCTGAGGGAGCCGGCGACGACTACACCCCGGGATGGTGGACGGACGCCTACCATGACGACCAATGGACCGCGCACGTCGTCCGTAGTAGGGGCCAGGAGGTGGCGCGGGTAGAGCTCGACTGGGGATCGAACGTGGACCACTACGCCGGCAGTGAAGGATTCGGGCCGCGGCCCTTGCTCGAAATCGAACGGCTCGACGTACACCGCCGATACCGGCGTCTAGGGATCGGGCGGGCCGTCGTGGACCTCGTTGTAGCTAGGGTGTGTTGTGAAAGGGTGTCCCGCCATCGGCGGGGCACCCTTTCGGTATGA
- a CDS encoding IS3 family transposase (programmed frameshift): MARKNYTDEFRQRAVDLYESTPGATLNGIAADLGISRGALREWVEKHGSGTTTAGTMSPPTSGRSESQAARIVRLEAELAASKAEKLKLETERDILRQAAKYFGRGDELVNRFQFVEDHKDAYGVKRLCEIVEIARSSFYAWLAAAPGRAARAAEDTALAARIRVLQDPAQGGDRAYGAPRITADLNDGVTTAAERVNHKRVARVMREHQLVGIRLRRRVKTTIPDQSGRKFPDLIGRDFSIGEPNRRYVGDITYLPIADGSNLYLATCIDLGSRKLAGWQVADHMRTELVEDALRAAARDRGSLAGAVFHSDHGSVYASKACAALCEQLTVVQSMGAVGTSADNSLAESFNAALKRELLEGRAAFPDQATAYRAVFRWANRYNTRRRHSTIGQVSPHSYENAYDAARSATLTEAA, encoded by the exons ATGGCTAGGAAGAACTACACGGACGAGTTCCGGCAGCGGGCGGTGGACTTGTACGAGTCGACGCCCGGTGCGACGTTGAATGGCATCGCGGCGGACCTCGGGATCTCCCGCGGTGCGCTGCGGGAGTGGGTCGAGAAGCACGGCTCGGGCACGACGACCGCCGGCACCATGTCGCCGCCCACGTCGGGGCGGTCGGAGTCGCAGGCGGCGAGGATCGTGCGGCTGGAGGCGGAACTGGCGGCGTCGAAGGCGGAGAAGCTGAAGCTCGAGACGGAGCGGGACATCCTCCGTCAGGCGGCGAAGTATTTCG GCCGGGGAGACGAACTGGTGAACCGCTTCCAGTTCGTCGAGGACCACAAGGACGCCTACGGCGTGAAGCGGTTGTGCGAGATCGTCGAGATCGCGAGGTCGTCGTTCTACGCCTGGCTCGCGGCGGCTCCGGGACGGGCGGCGAGAGCGGCCGAAGATACAGCCCTCGCCGCACGGATCAGGGTGCTGCAGGACCCCGCCCAGGGCGGCGACCGCGCCTACGGGGCACCCCGGATCACCGCCGACCTCAACGACGGCGTCACCACCGCCGCCGAGCGGGTGAATCACAAGCGCGTCGCCCGCGTGATGCGTGAGCACCAGCTGGTGGGGATCCGGCTGCGACGCCGGGTGAAGACCACGATCCCGGACCAGTCCGGGAGGAAGTTCCCCGACCTGATCGGCCGGGACTTCTCGATCGGGGAGCCGAACCGCCGGTACGTCGGCGATATCACCTACCTCCCGATCGCAGACGGGTCGAACCTGTATCTCGCGACGTGCATCGACCTCGGCTCCCGCAAGCTCGCGGGCTGGCAGGTCGCCGACCACATGCGCACCGAACTCGTCGAGGACGCACTCCGCGCCGCGGCCCGCGACCGCGGCAGTCTCGCCGGCGCCGTGTTTCACAGCGACCACGGCAGCGTCTACGCCTCGAAGGCCTGCGCGGCCCTCTGCGAGCAGCTCACCGTCGTCCAGTCCATGGGTGCGGTGGGCACGAGTGCCGACAACTCACTCGCGGAGAGTTTCAACGCCGCGCTCAAGCGGGAGCTTCTCGAGGGCCGGGCCGCATTTCCAGATCAGGCCACGGCCTACCGGGCCGTGTTCCGATGGGCGAACCGCTACAACACCCGCCGACGCCACTCCACGATCGGCCAGGTGAGCCCACATAGTTACGAGAACGCCTACGACGCCGCGAGGTCAGCTACCCTCACGGAAGCGGCATAA